Below is a window of Chionomys nivalis chromosome Y, mChiNiv1.1, whole genome shotgun sequence DNA.
TGGAAACCTAGCATAATAGGAACTCTCTATAATTAAAGAAAGGAATCTAAGTGAGGGCTCTTAATTACAGGTAAGACAGAGTCCAAGAGTCTTTTATCACCAAATGAGAATACATTGCATCCAATTTTTGGCCAAAAGGGTCCCATGGAATCCCCAAATATCCAGCCTACTGCTAAGACAATGGACTGTCCACCACAAACTGACAGTAGGTCTCGTTTACCAAGGAAAACACCCATGTAACTCACTGAGCATGGAGAAGTCCAGTTGGCACCTACACAGAACCtccaccatacatacatacatacatacacacatatatacattctaCTGTCTTTGGTGTGGGAACATACTCTGCAGGCTACTAAAGAGACATGCAGACATGAACTCTGCCACCAAACATTTGAGCTACAATATATTCTGCCTGACAATGATGGTATAGAACTTGTGGGAGCAACCAACTGATGTCTAATTAGACtcaaggcccactccacaagacaGAACCCCTACCCCACACTGCTTGTGTGACCAAGAACCGGAGACCAGATAGCCAAGAGACCTAAGGCAAACACTAcagataacaataataatgatgataagagtaataaaataatactaatatatcaataaaatgattcctgatGATACCCTGCTACACTCACAGAGCAGTGCCTTGTCATGTTAACAACAGAgaggctccttcctcagcagatgagaacagatgcagagacccagttCCAGTTCTTACTCAGAGAAAGAATCTAAATAAGACATCTTCATCAAATTCCTCCCCACAGTACCAAGGGACtcttgcagaagagggggtgcaaagagtgtaagagccagaggcatgAGGACACCAAGACAATGATgtcctctgaatcaactaagccaAGCGCTGAAGAACTCTCAGAGTCtgcagcagcaagcacagggtgtACACGAGTCTACCTACCAGGTCATCTGTTAAATATATCAGAGCtttcattttagtatttttatagaATTCCTGAACATGTGAATGAGTGGATCTCCAGCTCTTGAGTCTGTTCTTGGTGCTCTTCCCTTCCTGTTGGAGTTGCCTTGTCCAGTTTTTATGATTGTTTTTGTTCTAAATTATTATATCTAGTCATATTAGGTTGTTATCTCTCAGAAGCgtgttcttttctaatgacagAAAGACAGTGGAGGGGAGAAGATGTGGGGACTAACTGAAAGGAGTAGATAGTAGAGAAACTATCAttaggtattttaaaaagaatttactgtaaatgaaaagaaaagaatcattagaaatgaaaaacatgaaagaaaggagaaagataatGACAAAGCTCTCAAATATTGAATCCAGTTCTCAAGGTATTGAAATCAGGCATATGGAAACCTCCTTAATCTCATCTAATTAACATACCCAATTAAATATACCACTATATCCTAACACAGGGTTTTACCCTTTACCTTTACAAACTGCTATTTGCCAACAGGCCACGtttgtctcctctctatccagaggcagtcctttgtcttTCTGGAACAAATGTCCTTGGCCCTTTcatttgttcccttccccttctccctagtCGCTATCTTCTTTCCCATTGTATACTAGTTCATGCTAGCACAAacctcctctgcttctcttcttcaaaattATACCTAttgaaagaccctcggggaggaccttccctcaggagaagacccctgaacccaaggaacagtccgagaccactggctgcaacggcaagaggtttattgggtgtacacaggtacctgcgggcggcaaagtctttcagaGAACTTGCGCGCCCTGCAGTCTGGGaaaaggtctttttataggaaaagtgCAGCAGAAGCAGtcatacagaagcagatggatggctacagggatcccattggtcagttcgaatgaggtgaagggttcacttggggacaagctcctcggggacatgaagatctgataatagctgacttggctctATCTAGGGCTCATGTGgattttcccagaacttttcgtTCCCTTCCTAGGCCTGATGTTTGACCACAGATATtctgtttggcagcctaggagtaccgactttaccttgaactaatacttgtttgtgtgtaggccttgcaaaatggcatcacagcagctaagctggggtctttcactATGAGGttatttgctgctgttttctggtTTTCCCCTGAGTCATAATGTAGTCACTTTAACCTTTCTTTCCCACTTAATAAAGGATTTCTCTGAAAAACCACGTGTTTGTGTGCTGTTTGTATCTAATCCTGGTTCTGAGAGGAAGCccctgccatgtggcagtgggtTGAGGGGATCCCCATCAGATAGgagctttttctttattttttttttacaaagaattaATTTGGAACTTTCCATGCTGTATTACTAGTTAGCAACTGTTGTGTCTACTAGATTTTTACTTAATTTAGCAAATGCCTAGAGAGTGTGTGGCATTATTCTGAGTCCTCATTACTATGAGAAGGAAGTAGCACAGGCTCTGCCTAATCTGTCCCTCTGGGATTCTTATTTTTGCTCAAGATATAACTTCTTAAGAGTTggtgtgccgggtggtggtggcgcacgcctttaatcccagcacttgggaggcagaggcaggcggatctctgtgagttcgagaccagcctggtctacaagagctagttccaggacaggatacaaaaccacagagaaaccctctcttgaaaaagaaaaaaaaaagagttggtgaAATCTGTAAAACAAGGGGATAAAATGTCTATAAAACAATGGAATCTTATGGAGACTAGGCAGAGCAAAAATACATACTCTTCCTTTGCTGTTAATGTAGAGAAAAAACCACAGCAAGGAGTTGACTTCCTACTCCTATCCACCCTACAAGCTGGACTTTGAATGAGAAGCGCATGCTTTTTGAAAGTGGATTTAGCTTCTTCATAGAACCccgagtttccctcaaaggaacacggAAAGTTTTTGGAGAAGGACACACTTTAATGGTCAGTTTTCTCTTCACTATTCTCACCTCTATCAGCTTTTGTGAATAATGcacaaacacatttatttctctccgaggagaagcactttcttggaagcggtagaaagcattgcgagaatcggaggggagtgttcccctccgctctcttgcttgactttgaaagacaagcccattcttttggaagtgagtgtattcagattcgtaaaagacttgtgagtttccctccaagacataCTCCATAAGCTTACCTGAAAAACTCATATGTCTACtgcacccacctaagggctggcctatcaaaggccaagcagtttctttattaattaaccaatgaaagcaacagatagatagatgaccttcccacatcatttcccctttttctgtttaaacaaaaaagtaggctttaactttaacatagtaaaattacatataacaaaactgttatcaagcaagaattacagttacaatatttatatctattttatctcttatcataactaaggaaaactataactataactaaccattcttcaactctatcaaatactccagaaggatataatattacctaagcaaacagaagtccaaagctctagaaatgacagagacatctcgctgcctggacagtcatccaaagttcctctgtaccgttggggcatccatcttcggccttcaggcccatagtatccagcagacttttccatgaagcaggaaattccaaagacagttcagtcacttttgctgtgtcctgcagaatgtctcgcagactctttcatgaatcaggaaccccgaaagaaaatctcacctttaggcaagttcagcagtcctctctctgcgggttctctgtgtccagtttatgcaacagtccaggcaagagcagtttcttgcccaaatggctatcaaactccataaggagcctcttcgatgcccatcttcctctcgaagtagattggtgctgccaggagaggacgtgtctcattgtcatgaaaaaccctaagttattaaaacatttaaatgccatattctgtagtctttgaaagagatgaagaatgtctatctgaaatatatctacgcacatctaactaacatgaccaaACTTGACTAGTATAGGTGATTATCTATGAacatatatttcctaattatacattacatttttacatgaactacacaatcacaataccttaatcaatatcagaaacacatatacatataacaaaattgactttaaaatccatcccaatgcaaattatccatatctatatcatatccccctttaaatgtaaaagaacatttataaacaatatttgggaacatgggtgcagttatttctctccaaactgcttcgagctgaatgggggcactgataatcagatctttcatggtgtaacctgtgtgccaggtttatctcagtcatcagttgagcgaagtaattttttaagggtattcacagcaacctttcaggagggcgtggtctatcataccatattggtatagacgcaatccacagggtctcatcctctgtgaaaacaaaagaagaccctctccaaagcatcatgttcttagacccaaattctgaagtcaaaccTTTATGAAATCCATTCTGGTTTACCTTGGcaacccatataatgaaatgtctctctgtacttagatccttcagttaaaaattttaaaggaaacacaataaaatacataatccagaatctctgtgaattttccatttttacgtggcttattttcctttatttcttttttttcactttagaaatggttttatttatgcacaaattaatagacaacattctttccatctttccattctgttttccaaaaacaaagagtttttgtttggctggtttttttttaaagaaaatcaaaaatgtttagtgtgatggtgcacacctttaatcccagcatacaggaggcagaggcaggtagatctctgtgagatccaggacagctaaagctgcacaaaagagagaccctgtctcaaaaaaaaaaaaaagaaaagaaaaagaaaaccacaaaataaaatttaaaaggcaccaagattcttctgcttctagaccattgctgggctggagagaattgggggtggagggagcagaagtCCCAACTTGGAGTTGAGCATTCTCCAAAGCAGTAACAAGGTATCATCCAGGAAGTTTATTAAGCcctgccccgccccacccccaccccacaagcTACCAACTACACAGCTGAAGCAGGGCAGAAAGCCCAGCATAACTCAGAAGCACGGGGGCACTGTATGAGGCCATAATGCAACTCTAAGGAGATACTAAACAGACTAAAGCAAAACAAGAGACTGGGGTTGTCATGAGAATGGTTAGTTCCTTGCTGTGACCTCTGCATCAATAACCCTAACAAACTATCCTAGTgcaaggaaaatattattttattacaaatttcACACTAGCATAATAGTCAATGCAGAAACGCTGCCTGGTGCCATTAAGCAACAATTCAACCATGTTATGCCCAAGGTTCACACCTTCATCTGCACACAAACTTTCATGTTTCTGTGAGCATAACACAGTGAAGCAGAACATTGAGTTGAGACCCACATGGATGTTTTTACAGGCTGCACTGTAGAGAGAAGCACGCGAGTCACCTTTGCCTGGGGGACATTATGTAACCAATCAATAACTTAGGGACCAACAGTGTGCATAGGGCTGGCTGCAGGCAGCACCATTAGGAAGCGCCCTCCATGTCCACATCCTCCTGTAACGGCTGTACCATTTTTTCCTCCAGCTGCTTTCCTTTGCCTGCAAGAGGAGCCCGGATAAGGTGGATGTTCTGTTTGACTTTGATATCCTGAACCTTCTgtagctctttgtttttcttcaaccTGTTCATTATAGACTTAGCCTGCCGTTTCTGTTTGATCTCTTCAACCCTCTTCATTGCATCAATACTTTTATTCCACAGCTCTCGCTGGTATTTCACAGGTTCATTTCTACGTTTTTCAAATTCAAATGAGTTGTCCACCGTGAGCTCCTTGCCAGCTGCCTTCCGGAAGGCTTTATTCCACCTGACCTTGCGTGGATTCCACTTCTTCTTGAAGTTTCTATGACACTTGGATTTGCAAAATCGGAACACCTTGCAGTCATTGCAGACGAACATCATGCCATGACCAGGGTAGATCGGCCCGGAACAGAAATAACATTTCTCCATCCTCATGTTGACTCCACGTGGGCCCCACCTCCCAGGCACCgaacttcttttcctttatttcttataatactctttctctttaaagactttacccttttttttctctctttatattttttcttctctctcccaagcctatgtctgaatctgtcctattgtgaatctgtaattctttactatccaggagcacttcataaaatgctttactatccaggagccttcttaaaaacttaagttgcaccatgtagaggtaatatggtactgcctgtttactgccagtctaaacctcaactgcactgttattatggtaattacgatcgttcctgcctgaggtcagcacagttcagcaaggTGGAGCAGCTTGTGTCTCTGAGCTGCAGAGCAGttggctgctctggatgttggcgccacctctccaatttcaaaatggagtaCTTACCATTTTGTGCTAGCTCTGGGGccgccaggtaggagccacactcagcactttaactctgagactgaacgtgtggcacagaaactcttttcatctaagttacagccaaatctgacacgcAGAGCACTGCATAGTCTGGAAACACCTttctgtatggtggcaggaatccgccatgctcttccacctgcctaagcctgattcgGCCATCTGCCCAGGTGCAGGCGGGGAGCGCTGAGCCattggcatggtctcagctactttcctcctgatcCCAAGTGGGAACAGAAACAttcagtcccataaaagccattgaaatgctttaaaaagccagagtttgcagtggcagcacagccccaggaagccacGTTTTAAAATGACGCAGCTTTTTTTTCTGCCgctgttgctgaatcaggaaatctctctacagcACGCCGTAAGAAACAGCAAAAGACTGTGTTAAACTcttttttccctctgtttaaaattaagctctctcgggttttacatggagtttgtTACCACGTTGGGCAGCCACTCTCTAGTGACAAGCAGAGGGCTGTGTCGTgtcgtcccccctcccccccattcccACACaactagcttagccccagaataataacatggaaactgtattcttctaaacactgcctggcccgttatctgtagcctcttactggctaactctcacatctcgattaacccatttctaatgagcgtagcaccacgaggtgctgTCTTACtgggaatattcttaacctgcatccatctcggagaggagagctatggcaactgactcacttcccttcttcccagccttctgttctgtctacttcacccacctaagggctggcctatcaaaggccaaccagtttctttattaattaaccaatgaaagcaacagatagatagatgacactcctacatcaaaaggcagacaaataaaatacatttcctaAAGCACTGGGGAAAGATTTATACTCAGAAGCACAGAGAGTTGAAGATTATAGGCAACTGGAAGCTGATTTCACATACTGCTTGAGGTATCTGAATGGAAGCAAATCCACACAAAGGTAGAAGTGTATAGTAATACAAGGCAATGTTTGTCTACAATTAGAGCCAAacttctgaaatatttgaaatcaaAATAATTGATATGTTTAAACAAAATGTCTATCTGTTGAATCCAGACATGACCTAAGATGATGGTGCTGGGAAATGCAGGCTTTGGCAATTCACTTGCTAATCACACTTTGTTGATGTAACTTCTCTGATGCGTAGCAAGAATAAGATACTAAGTATTTTTCCCAAGTtcagtaattatttttataatctgcATAAAATTAGTTGATAGCACAGTGAAGACCAAAAGCTGTCTAAGATCCAAGAGGTTCCCTTGTCTCCTCAGCAGCAACTTTTCCAACAGTACCTAATATACACACTAAAGTTAGTATGGTTCTATTAGCACTTTGGAGTCTCCTGTCAGGCCTAAATGTCCCTCACATACATGGGAAGGGTGGCATCTCTTTCAATTGTTGATTTAGGTTTTCAGGATTTGAAAGCACTAGACAAGTTCTTCTAAAAAAGATGGTTAGCTATACATTTGTATTCTCAACAAAAATCTACCTATAGGAGACAGAAATTCCATAGGTCTTACAAAAATTCCAAGGAATCGCATAAAGGAATCTTATTTTTTCAGCTTTCATTAGCTTTTTATTGACACCGACAAATATGCATGAACAGAACATgtaaaaaaaactgaacaaatttATAAGAGAATGTTACCATTTCCACAATTTCTCATCCTATGTGATTTGTTAGTAAAATCCTTGACTGGcagttttccctttttatttaaaagcatgcATGTATCTTTTCatcaaataatgtaaaattacTCTTCGAATGATCAAGGAAATCAAAGAATCCTATTGTAGCACAGTGAATTAACAATAATACTTACAGCCCTGGCTGCAAATCCAGGCATTCAGTTTCACTTAACCTAGTCCTTGATCCACAGAGCTACATAGCAGTGGAGTCTCAGTGCAAAGGACAGGTCCTTGATTTGTCTGAGCTTCTAGGAACACTGGTGAAGGCTAATCTTAGGAAAATGTGAAGAGGAATGACAAGACAAGGATACCCTAACTTCTTTCATTGTTTGCCAAAGTTTATTTTCTGCCAATTAGATCATAAATAACCagacttaattaaaatattaattaaccaGACTTAATTAAAATAGCTTAAGCTAGTTACTATcccttacaacttaacccatttctattaatttatgtgttgCTACATGGCTTATGAATTGTTACTTCATTTTCTAAACCTCCTGCTCCTTGTCTGGCTGTCAACCACacccttttcccagcattctgagtCTAGTTTTCCCACTTAAACTCTTCCTGTAGATTCTGGCCAGTTAGCTCTTTAataaaccaatgagagtaaccCATCTTCACAAGCATCTAAAATAATTATTCCACAATATCAGCTTTTTAGTGCGGGTCTTACCAGCTCTGCTGTGTCTTAGAGACTTATTTGCAGTTGTGCCTCACTCTACTCCTAGATGCTGCTTCTACTGGTAGCTAGCAGGACTGGCCAGTGGGTACTAGATCCTGTTGTGTATTTCTAAGTTCACAGAACCAAAAGTGCAAGAATTACAGACCCTTTGGAGGCACAATGTTTTTAGTTTTCCATCTTTCACTTATAAAAATCCCTAGTGATGGGTTTTTGAGAGTCATCCAATCTACTATCTATCCAAAATTTGACTGACATTGCTAAGGCAGCCttagtttatttattcttctctactttctccttttacattttagtctagcattttttttcttttcaggttttACTTCTAAGATTGTAATTTCTCCCAGATTTTTCTTACCAGTACTATGGCTATAATGGGAGTCAACACTTTGGACAAACCTGCAGCATGAACAATTATACTTGTGCATGTTCCTTCCAAGTGCTTTTGTAGCCTCATATATTATCCACAGTATTTGCATAGATTTAAAGTGAAGTTGCTTATTACAAATGATACAAAATTCttctatatatttacatataacacTGAATTTATGTCTCAGAATCCATAAACTTTAATATGAACTCACTCTCTAAATAAAGATGTTTCTATGTTTTTTTAAACCATAATAAAACCAGACAATGGCATCTCATTGCAACTTTTATTGACAGACTTTTTTAACAATGCAAAAACTTAATCTCTACTAGAGTAAATTCTATTTCTacaattaacaattaagaaattttatttaacaaagaGTTATTCTGAACAGTTTTATCTTTCTCATCTTTAGTTTCAGAAAAGAATTCATGGTTGGAAAGTTAACCTATTTCACTTTCCCCCCAAACTAATGTTTTTCAGTATTCAAGCAACAcagtaaaacttaaaatatgtcTCTTCTCCTAAATTAACATATTTTAGAGTTCAGATAACATAGGGATAGcattgtatttttccttttggaaatgAAGTTAGGCACACAACTAAAGACTTTTAGTATCTGCCTCTACTTTCATATCTGCTTTCTCCACGACCTCCAATAGAGCTCCTAAACTTTGAACTACTACTGTATGACTCACGAGATGGCATATACAGCCTATCCATAGGTGAATGCTCTCGTTCTTGTC
It encodes the following:
- the LOC130868862 gene encoding probable ribosome biogenesis protein RLP24, whose amino-acid sequence is MRMEKCYFCSGPIYPGHGMMFVCNDCKVFRFCKSKCHRNFKKKWNPRKVRWNKAFRKAAGKELTVDNSFEFEKRRNEPVKYQRELWNKSIDAMKRVEEIKQKRQAKSIMNRLKKNKELQKVQDIKVKQNIHLIRAPLAGKGKQLEEKMVQPLQEDVDMEGAS